The Nitrospira sp. genome contains a region encoding:
- a CDS encoding DUF2294 domain-containing protein — protein sequence MESAIRNAVIKFEQEFLGRGPDEVRALVARDLVVVRLKGVLTPAERQLAKTAEGIEMVKRLRQNLIAQGRDRLCEQVSEITGTKILGLFTDIDVQLGERVFVFTMDRDIQNGSR from the coding sequence ATGGAAAGCGCGATACGCAATGCCGTCATCAAATTCGAGCAGGAGTTTCTGGGTCGAGGCCCTGATGAAGTCCGTGCGCTTGTCGCCCGCGATCTCGTTGTCGTACGCCTGAAAGGCGTTCTGACCCCGGCCGAACGTCAACTCGCGAAGACCGCGGAAGGGATCGAGATGGTGAAACGGCTGCGGCAAAATCTGATCGCGCAGGGCCGTGACAGGCTGTGCGAACAAGTCAGCGAGATCACCGGGACCAAAATCCTGGGGCTGTTCACCGATATCGACGTACAGCTCGGAGAGCGAGTCTTCGTCTTTACGATGGATCGCGATATCCAGAACGGTAGCCGATGA
- a CDS encoding type II toxin-antitoxin system HipA family toxin: MARRRTHAPLRVLLNNRPVGQLSKASTGAIDFRYDPRWLEWEHALPVSLSLPLREDAYRGEAVAAVFENLLPDSDALRRRVAERVGAAGTDAYSLLAAIGRDCVGALQFTGIDDPHEGDTATIKGEMVDDTAIEQLLRNLSQAPLGLTSDEAFRISVAGAQEKTALLRHKGRWWKPTGPTPTTHIFKKQIGRLSNGLNLSDSVENEFYCLKLAEAFGFQVNKAEMRTFGDTRALVIERFDRRWTKDKRLLRLPQEDCCQALSVPPTRKYQSEGGPGLVRILDLLKGGDQPAVNRITVLKTQMFFWLIGATDGHAKNFSIFLGPGGRYQLTPMYDVLTVQPSFDKGQIDRKQMRLSMSVGTNRHYRIGEVRGRHFVQTGKAAGIAESVVVATMEELAETAPRALRKVASALPENFPEFLHASVSKGVMGRLDQLKIGTG; encoded by the coding sequence ATGGCGCGCCGCCGCACTCATGCGCCATTGCGTGTGCTGCTGAACAACCGGCCGGTCGGCCAGCTCAGCAAAGCGTCCACCGGCGCGATTGACTTCCGGTATGACCCTCGCTGGTTGGAATGGGAGCATGCGCTACCGGTTTCTTTGTCGCTTCCACTGCGGGAGGATGCCTACAGAGGAGAGGCAGTCGCGGCGGTGTTCGAGAATCTATTGCCGGATTCCGACGCGTTGAGGCGGCGCGTCGCCGAAAGAGTGGGAGCAGCCGGAACGGATGCGTATAGTTTACTTGCGGCCATTGGTCGGGATTGTGTCGGAGCGCTGCAATTCACCGGGATCGATGATCCCCATGAAGGTGACACGGCTACGATAAAGGGGGAAATGGTCGATGATACGGCAATCGAACAACTATTGCGAAACCTCTCTCAAGCGCCTTTGGGATTGACCAGTGATGAGGCATTCCGGATTTCTGTGGCCGGCGCACAGGAAAAAACCGCCCTGCTTCGCCATAAAGGCCGGTGGTGGAAACCGACAGGTCCCACGCCAACAACGCACATTTTCAAGAAGCAGATTGGGCGGTTGTCCAATGGCCTTAACCTGTCGGACAGCGTCGAGAACGAGTTCTACTGCCTGAAACTCGCCGAAGCCTTCGGTTTCCAGGTTAACAAGGCGGAGATGCGCACCTTTGGGGACACGAGGGCGCTCGTCATTGAGCGGTTTGACCGCCGGTGGACAAAAGACAAGCGGCTCTTACGCCTGCCGCAGGAGGATTGTTGCCAGGCCTTGTCTGTTCCACCCACAAGAAAATATCAGAGTGAGGGAGGGCCAGGACTCGTCCGGATCCTGGACTTGCTGAAAGGTGGCGACCAGCCGGCAGTGAACAGGATCACCGTCTTGAAGACGCAAATGTTTTTCTGGCTGATCGGCGCGACAGACGGACACGCGAAGAATTTCAGCATCTTTCTCGGCCCAGGGGGCCGCTATCAACTGACACCCATGTATGATGTGCTGACAGTTCAGCCGAGCTTCGATAAGGGACAGATCGACCGTAAGCAAATGAGGCTGTCCATGTCGGTCGGCACAAACCGCCATTACCGAATCGGTGAGGTCCGGGGTCGGCATTTCGTCCAGACGGGGAAAGCGGCGGGTATTGCGGAATCTGTTGTCGTGGCCACGATGGAGGAACTGGCGGAGACGGCGCCGCGCGCGCTTCGAAAAGTTGCGAGCGCGTTGCCCGAGAATTTCCCGGAGTTTCTTCATGCATCAGTGAGTAAGGGTGTGATGGGACGGTTAGATCAGCTCAAGATCGGAACCGGATAA
- a CDS encoding FAD-dependent oxidoreductase, translating into MPETLSVQCCIAGGGPAGMMLGLLQARAGVSVLVLEKHQDFLRDFRGDTLHPSTLEIIHELGLLERFLRLPHQKVTRINARFGDLEFTVADFSHLPTQCRYVAFMPQWDFLNFLVEVGKGYPGFQVRMNAEVTDVIESGGSIVGLRAETSTGPLDVHAALVVGADGRHSIVRERANLSVEEFGASMDVLWFRLSRRPDDPVDPMGRFDAGRIFVMLNRGDYWQCGFVIAKGSLGEIHAQGLPLFRDSVAKLAPFAANRVHELRDWEPIKLLTVQVDRLRQWYKPGLLCIGDAAHAMSPVGGVGINLAIQDAVASANLLAHPLRFGRVTEADLAKVQARRMWPTRLTQQAQLTIQDRVISRVLDSKVPLSLPWAVRLLARFPFLRRIPARLIGLGVRPEHVRTPAG; encoded by the coding sequence ATGCCGGAAACCCTGTCGGTCCAGTGCTGCATTGCCGGCGGAGGGCCGGCCGGGATGATGCTGGGCCTTCTGCAGGCAAGGGCCGGTGTTTCGGTGCTGGTCCTCGAGAAGCACCAGGATTTTCTCCGTGATTTTCGCGGCGACACGTTGCACCCCTCGACGTTGGAAATCATCCATGAGCTGGGGCTGCTGGAACGCTTCCTTCGCTTGCCGCACCAGAAGGTGACGCGGATCAATGCCCGGTTCGGAGATCTGGAGTTCACGGTTGCTGATTTTTCTCATCTGCCGACTCAATGCCGCTATGTGGCCTTCATGCCGCAGTGGGACTTTCTCAACTTTCTCGTGGAGGTGGGAAAGGGGTATCCCGGATTTCAGGTCCGAATGAACGCGGAGGTGACGGACGTGATCGAGAGCGGAGGCTCGATCGTAGGGCTTCGCGCTGAAACGTCAACGGGGCCGCTGGACGTTCATGCCGCGCTCGTGGTGGGAGCCGATGGCCGGCACTCCATTGTCCGCGAAAGAGCGAATCTCTCGGTGGAAGAATTCGGCGCCTCCATGGATGTGCTCTGGTTCCGATTGTCACGCCGTCCCGATGACCCGGTCGATCCGATGGGCCGCTTCGACGCCGGTCGAATCTTCGTCATGTTGAACCGGGGTGACTACTGGCAATGCGGCTTTGTCATTGCGAAGGGCTCACTCGGCGAGATCCACGCACAAGGCCTTCCGCTGTTCCGCGACAGCGTGGCGAAGTTGGCCCCGTTTGCCGCAAACCGTGTCCACGAGCTACGCGACTGGGAACCGATCAAACTGCTGACCGTTCAAGTCGATCGGTTGCGGCAGTGGTATAAGCCTGGACTGCTCTGTATCGGCGATGCGGCCCACGCCATGTCGCCGGTCGGGGGCGTCGGCATCAACCTGGCGATTCAGGATGCAGTGGCGTCGGCGAATCTGTTGGCCCATCCGTTGCGCTTTGGCCGAGTGACCGAGGCAGATTTGGCCAAGGTACAAGCCCGCCGCATGTGGCCCACTCGGCTGACACAACAGGCTCAACTGACTATCCAAGATCGTGTCATCAGCCGTGTATTGGATAGCAAGGTTCCACTGTCGCTTCCCTGGGCCGTCCGGCTCCTGGCGCGGTTCCCCTTTCTACGGCGAATTCCCGCAAGATTGATCGGTCTTGGGGTCCGGCCTGAGCATGTACGGACGCCGGCCGGCTGA
- a CDS encoding alpha/beta fold hydrolase has product MSMQPFELIGADGKRLKGDRADGTDRQILFITGFLSKRWGNKSKKLAQWCQERGWGFCCYDVRGFGDSEGQFTDYTLCDWIADAKTVLESVESGPPITLVGNSLGSWIAWLVAQKFPLVEELILIAPAFNMMGERAKTISKERLDDWYTAGWMPWDEDPLHKDWPLSWKWVEESEQAWAKTFDTVRQVKTTILHGLEDTVIPPEGSRRFADELRRRDPSFPLDLRLIPGDHRLSSPEHLELFRRMVMRRT; this is encoded by the coding sequence ATGAGCATGCAGCCGTTCGAGCTGATCGGCGCCGACGGCAAGCGTCTCAAGGGCGATCGTGCCGATGGGACAGACCGGCAAATCCTGTTCATCACCGGCTTTCTCTCGAAGCGCTGGGGCAACAAGAGCAAGAAGTTGGCGCAATGGTGCCAGGAGCGAGGCTGGGGGTTCTGTTGTTACGACGTGCGCGGATTCGGCGATTCGGAAGGCCAGTTCACGGACTACACGCTCTGCGATTGGATTGCCGATGCGAAGACCGTCCTGGAATCCGTCGAATCCGGACCACCCATCACCCTGGTTGGGAACTCGCTCGGCAGTTGGATCGCCTGGCTGGTCGCGCAGAAATTTCCCCTCGTGGAAGAATTGATCTTGATCGCTCCGGCGTTCAATATGATGGGGGAACGAGCCAAGACCATCTCCAAGGAACGGCTCGATGACTGGTATACGGCCGGATGGATGCCGTGGGATGAGGACCCATTGCATAAGGATTGGCCGCTCTCTTGGAAGTGGGTGGAAGAAAGCGAGCAGGCTTGGGCCAAGACGTTTGACACGGTCCGTCAGGTGAAGACGACGATTCTCCACGGCCTGGAAGACACCGTCATCCCGCCGGAGGGCAGCCGTCGATTTGCCGATGAACTGCGTCGCCGTGATCCGAGCTTTCCGCTCGACCTCCGGCTGATACCGGGCGACCATCGGCTCAGTAGTCCGGAACATCTCGAGCTGTTCCGCCGGATGGTCATGAGGCGAACCTGA
- a CDS encoding esterase, whose protein sequence is MREAFLGGLKVRLLGGSDGHGGGHGPVVMLLHGFGAPGDDLVPLAEVIDVPAGTRWLFPEAPLSLNMGFGDSRAWWIIDFAKIQEDRAAGRIRDLSVETPQGLALARDRLLAFLKELPRQLPIDYKRTVVGGFSQGAMLTCDAVLHTDYPFAGLVQLSGNLLAQSVWSPLMPKRKGLPVFQSHGTLDDILAHIGAERLRDALSQSGLAVEWHSFRGGHEIPEPVLRRLSGFIMKALEA, encoded by the coding sequence ATGCGTGAAGCCTTCCTGGGTGGATTGAAGGTCCGACTCCTTGGTGGATCGGACGGTCACGGAGGCGGGCATGGGCCGGTCGTCATGCTCCTCCATGGCTTCGGCGCACCGGGGGATGACCTCGTGCCGCTCGCGGAGGTCATCGATGTTCCGGCGGGAACCAGATGGCTGTTTCCCGAAGCCCCTCTCTCGCTTAATATGGGCTTCGGTGATTCGCGCGCCTGGTGGATCATCGATTTCGCGAAAATACAGGAAGATCGTGCCGCCGGTCGGATTCGTGACCTGTCCGTGGAGACTCCCCAGGGTCTCGCGTTGGCACGGGACCGCCTGCTGGCATTTCTCAAGGAACTGCCGCGGCAGCTGCCGATCGATTACAAGAGGACGGTCGTGGGCGGATTTTCACAAGGTGCGATGCTCACCTGCGATGCGGTCTTGCATACCGATTATCCGTTTGCCGGCCTGGTGCAGCTGTCCGGCAACCTCCTGGCTCAGTCGGTGTGGAGTCCGCTCATGCCCAAACGGAAGGGACTGCCGGTCTTTCAAAGTCATGGAACCTTGGATGACATTCTCGCGCATATCGGGGCGGAACGTCTCCGAGACGCGCTGAGTCAATCGGGCCTTGCCGTGGAGTGGCACAGCTTTCGGGGTGGGCACGAGATCCCCGAACCGGTGCTCAGACGATTGAGCGGGTTCATCATGAAGGCGCTCGAGGCATGA
- a CDS encoding NADH-quinone oxidoreductase subunit L, with product MSAVLLVPLLPLIAALLVSVGSEATRHARARIAAWPIGGAFCGAIATLYVVATDGPIALRLYDPVASTVLAVPIGIYVDRLSAVMMVLISGIGTIIYTYSVEYMYQDLHERRYLALIGVTVFVLLCMVSSANLLMLFMLWQLLSYLLYLLVHNHSHQETLKSAFRTFTLLRVGDVAFLGGTVLAYSLYGTLEFPDLFAVAVQSTATVSLFPGVEFNGATAVTFLLLVGGMSKSAQFPLHGWLPRYLYAPTSVTALLHAGIINAAGFLINRLAPLFGMSSTTLHIALVIGTLTAILGATMMLVQNDIKNMLGFSTIGQMGYMIMECGLGAFSLAVFHLIAHGLFKATVFLYSGNVIHKARQEPILPHSKRETEEESYSPLTWMTGFLTTLLIPLLILLATHGVLRIPLLESQGTVIFLFFIWITSSQAILTLTRLRAVASWKVSAAMLVTLLFIVFVYLFAVESFTAFLYPNPEEVASYFKAADLPDWLFDLLLVVSTLVTIGGWIYLYMRAHGRTVWTPSWISDIRIRLYVLFLNRLYVDAVLHRVGHTLTSAIQRLDKRAQERSL from the coding sequence ATGTCCGCTGTATTGCTCGTGCCGCTGCTTCCCTTGATCGCCGCGCTTCTCGTGAGTGTCGGGAGTGAAGCCACGCGTCACGCTCGTGCAAGAATCGCTGCCTGGCCGATCGGCGGGGCCTTCTGCGGCGCCATCGCCACGCTGTACGTGGTGGCCACGGACGGCCCGATTGCGCTTCGACTGTACGATCCGGTCGCCTCCACGGTGCTGGCTGTTCCGATCGGCATCTACGTCGACCGATTGAGCGCAGTCATGATGGTCTTGATCTCCGGCATCGGCACGATCATCTACACCTACTCCGTCGAGTACATGTACCAAGATTTGCACGAGCGCCGGTATCTCGCCTTGATCGGGGTCACCGTGTTCGTCCTCCTCTGCATGGTGTCGAGCGCGAATCTGTTGATGCTGTTCATGCTCTGGCAGTTGCTGAGTTACCTCCTGTATCTGCTGGTCCACAATCATAGCCATCAAGAAACGCTGAAGAGCGCGTTTCGCACGTTCACGCTCTTGCGGGTCGGTGATGTCGCCTTCTTGGGCGGGACGGTGCTGGCTTACTCGCTGTACGGCACCCTGGAATTTCCTGATCTGTTCGCCGTCGCCGTGCAATCGACGGCGACCGTGTCTCTGTTCCCCGGTGTCGAATTCAACGGCGCGACCGCGGTCACCTTCCTGCTCCTTGTCGGCGGGATGAGTAAGTCAGCCCAGTTTCCACTCCACGGCTGGCTTCCCCGGTATCTCTATGCCCCGACGTCGGTCACCGCACTCCTGCACGCGGGCATCATCAATGCCGCAGGCTTTCTCATCAACCGCCTGGCTCCGCTCTTCGGGATGAGCTCGACCACTCTGCACATCGCCCTCGTGATCGGAACGCTGACGGCCATCCTCGGCGCAACGATGATGCTGGTGCAAAACGACATTAAGAACATGCTCGGCTTTTCGACGATCGGCCAGATGGGCTACATGATCATGGAATGCGGTCTCGGGGCCTTTTCGCTCGCGGTCTTCCACTTGATCGCCCACGGTCTGTTCAAAGCGACCGTGTTCTTGTACAGCGGGAATGTCATTCACAAGGCGAGACAGGAACCGATCCTCCCCCATTCAAAACGAGAGACCGAAGAAGAAAGTTACTCGCCCCTGACCTGGATGACGGGATTTCTCACGACCCTGTTGATTCCCTTACTCATCTTGCTGGCGACTCACGGTGTGCTACGGATCCCGCTGTTGGAATCCCAGGGGACCGTCATTTTTCTCTTCTTCATTTGGATCACGTCTTCGCAAGCGATCCTGACGCTGACGCGGTTGCGTGCCGTTGCCTCCTGGAAGGTCTCAGCGGCGATGCTAGTGACGTTGTTGTTCATCGTGTTCGTCTATCTGTTTGCCGTCGAATCGTTCACGGCATTCCTCTACCCGAACCCGGAAGAAGTCGCCTCATACTTCAAGGCCGCCGATCTCCCCGACTGGCTCTTCGACCTCCTCCTCGTGGTATCGACGCTGGTCACGATTGGAGGCTGGATCTATCTTTACATGCGAGCCCACGGCCGGACCGTGTGGACACCATCATGGATCAGTGACATCCGGATCCGCCTCTATGTGCTGTTTCTCAATCGACTCTATGTCGACGCGGTCTTACATCGAGTGGGGCACACCCTGACATCCGCCATTCAACGCTTGGATAAGCGCGCCCAGGAACGCTCGCTTTGA
- a CDS encoding helix-turn-helix transcriptional regulator, protein MGDLARDPRQIGNLIRRIRKKEGLSQTQLGEKAGLRQETISLIETGNPSATMETILSVLAALDLEFRIVPRSKGRVADIEEIF, encoded by the coding sequence ATGGGAGATCTTGCTCGCGACCCGAGACAGATCGGGAATCTGATCAGGCGCATCAGAAAGAAAGAGGGACTCAGTCAAACGCAATTGGGGGAAAAGGCTGGTCTGCGGCAGGAGACAATCTCCTTGATTGAAACAGGGAATCCGTCGGCGACTATGGAAACCATACTGAGCGTGCTGGCCGCGCTCGATCTAGAATTCCGAATTGTGCCGAGATCCAAAGGGCGAGTCGCCGATATTGAGGAGATCTTCTGA
- a CDS encoding YdiU family protein: MTRRTLETLSFDNTYVRLPQAFYTRLNPTPFSAQPYLVHADPVAAELIDLDPEQFTRTEFAALFGGSVLAPGMEPLAMLYSGHQFGVYVPQLGDGRAILLGQVKNEKGERWDLHLKGAGMTPFSRDGDGRAVLRSTIREYLCCAAMRGLGIPTTQALCLVGSDDKVYREQVETGAMLVRMAPSHVRFGTFEVFYYRKQHEHLKALADYVIEQHFPHLGETGDKYARFFAEVVERTAKLIAQWQAVGWAHGVMNTDNMSILGLTLDYGPYGFMDDYDAGFICNHSDHNGRYAFNQQPYIGLWNLSCLAQTLLPLAEKEALKAGLEMYQPLFEREFMKLMRVKFGLMDERAEDDELIRDLLGLLQGSHADYTIVLRELSAFSTADGAPNDQLREHFLNRDRFDEWAKRYRDRLRNERSHDDERRDRMNRVNPTYVLRNYLAQTAIEKAQHKDFSEIDRLFTLLQDPFNDQQGMEAYALPPPNWGKHLSVSCSS; this comes from the coding sequence ATGACTCGGCGCACACTGGAAACGCTCTCCTTCGACAATACCTATGTCCGTCTTCCCCAGGCCTTTTACACGCGATTGAATCCGACTCCGTTCAGCGCCCAGCCTTATCTGGTTCATGCCGACCCGGTCGCAGCTGAACTGATCGATCTTGATCCAGAGCAATTTACCCGGACAGAGTTCGCGGCTCTTTTCGGAGGCAGCGTGTTGGCCCCCGGAATGGAGCCGCTCGCGATGCTGTACTCGGGCCATCAGTTCGGTGTCTACGTTCCGCAACTCGGTGACGGCCGCGCGATTCTGCTCGGCCAGGTGAAGAACGAGAAAGGAGAGCGGTGGGACCTGCATCTCAAAGGTGCGGGGATGACGCCGTTTTCGCGTGACGGAGACGGCCGAGCGGTCCTGCGCTCGACGATCCGCGAATATCTCTGTTGCGCCGCGATGCGGGGTCTCGGGATCCCGACCACACAAGCGCTCTGCCTCGTGGGCAGCGACGACAAGGTCTATCGCGAACAGGTCGAAACCGGCGCGATGCTGGTCCGTATGGCGCCCTCTCATGTCCGGTTCGGCACGTTCGAGGTCTTCTATTACCGGAAACAGCATGAGCACCTAAAAGCCCTCGCCGACTATGTGATCGAGCAACATTTTCCCCATCTTGGTGAGACCGGCGACAAATACGCGCGCTTCTTTGCCGAAGTGGTCGAGCGCACGGCGAAGTTGATCGCCCAATGGCAGGCCGTGGGATGGGCGCATGGGGTGATGAACACGGACAACATGTCCATTCTTGGGCTTACGCTGGACTATGGACCCTACGGCTTTATGGACGACTATGACGCCGGTTTCATCTGCAACCATTCGGACCACAACGGCCGCTATGCCTTCAACCAGCAGCCCTACATCGGGCTTTGGAATCTGAGCTGCTTGGCTCAAACGCTGTTGCCGTTGGCGGAAAAGGAGGCGTTGAAGGCGGGCCTTGAGATGTATCAACCGCTCTTTGAGCGCGAGTTCATGAAGCTCATGCGGGTGAAATTCGGATTGATGGACGAGCGAGCGGAAGACGACGAACTCATTCGCGACCTCCTGGGCCTTCTTCAGGGCAGCCATGCGGATTATACGATCGTGTTGAGGGAGCTGAGCGCCTTCTCCACGGCTGACGGCGCGCCCAACGACCAGCTGCGCGAACACTTCCTCAACCGTGACCGTTTCGATGAGTGGGCGAAGCGCTATCGAGATCGACTGCGGAATGAACGCAGCCATGACGATGAGCGACGAGACCGGATGAACCGTGTGAATCCCACATACGTGCTGCGCAATTATCTCGCGCAGACGGCCATTGAGAAGGCTCAACACAAGGACTTCTCCGAAATCGATCGCCTCTTCACTCTGTTGCAAGATCCCTTCAACGACCAACAGGGCATGGAAGCCTATGCCCTTCCGCCGCCCAACTGGGGCAAGCATCTCTCGGTCAGTTGCTCATCGTAA